In Halorussus limi, a genomic segment contains:
- a CDS encoding MATE family efflux transporter → MVRFPNPVRLLVLAVGRVLARAGLVSPERVRRTTDLAWPRIVTGLARMSKNAVDVAMVGSAVGPVAIAGIGFASPYWGVAFSLGGGLAGGTIALVSQRFGAGADDELALAVRGSALVVLAVSLPVAAAFWLFPTRLVAVMTDDPRTIELGATYLRILAVGVPFAGLNLVGSRIYIGADDSWTPMIVRGGGAIANIVLSGVLIFGLGLGVTGAAVGTVLSNVLVTGTFAAGLVAGRLPGIGDLPVRVNPAGTYYDRETIADLVRIGLPVVGRNGVWTVAKFPMLAIVGLFGPSVVAAYVIARRIWGLMNTPGWGFGLAASSLVGQELGEGDERGAEAYAYDIIAFSVATYVVAAVLVGLFAEPIVGLFVGESGDATIPVAVELVYAACVAAVAQGVKSATAGPLDASGDTRWTFYSQVVGMFGVAIPVAYLGAATSLGLTGLYLSFVAETTVPALVNYHRFSTGKWKAISREFRPGASADD, encoded by the coding sequence GTGGTACGCTTCCCGAATCCCGTTCGACTGCTCGTCCTCGCGGTCGGCCGGGTGCTCGCTCGCGCCGGACTCGTCTCGCCCGAGCGCGTTCGCCGGACGACCGACCTCGCGTGGCCCCGCATCGTCACCGGTCTCGCGCGCATGTCGAAGAACGCCGTGGACGTGGCGATGGTCGGGTCAGCGGTCGGACCCGTAGCCATCGCCGGCATCGGGTTCGCGAGTCCCTACTGGGGCGTCGCGTTCTCGCTCGGCGGCGGTCTGGCGGGCGGGACCATCGCGTTGGTCTCCCAGCGGTTCGGCGCGGGGGCCGACGACGAACTCGCGCTCGCGGTCCGGGGCAGCGCGCTCGTCGTCCTCGCCGTCTCGCTCCCGGTCGCGGCCGCATTCTGGCTGTTTCCCACTCGACTCGTCGCGGTCATGACCGACGACCCGCGGACCATCGAACTCGGCGCGACCTACCTCCGAATCCTCGCGGTCGGCGTCCCCTTCGCGGGTCTCAATCTCGTGGGCAGTCGCATCTACATCGGCGCGGACGACTCGTGGACGCCGATGATAGTCCGGGGCGGCGGCGCGATAGCCAACATCGTCCTGAGCGGCGTCCTAATCTTCGGTCTCGGTCTCGGCGTCACCGGGGCCGCGGTCGGCACCGTGCTGTCGAACGTCCTCGTCACGGGCACCTTCGCCGCGGGACTCGTCGCCGGACGACTCCCCGGTATCGGCGACCTCCCGGTGCGGGTGAACCCGGCGGGCACCTACTACGACCGCGAGACCATCGCTGACTTGGTCCGCATCGGACTTCCGGTCGTGGGTCGCAATGGTGTCTGGACCGTCGCCAAGTTCCCGATGCTGGCCATCGTCGGCCTGTTCGGCCCGAGCGTCGTGGCCGCGTACGTCATCGCGCGGCGCATCTGGGGCCTGATGAACACGCCCGGATGGGGCTTCGGACTCGCGGCCAGCAGCCTCGTCGGGCAGGAACTCGGCGAGGGCGACGAGCGCGGGGCCGAGGCGTACGCCTACGACATCATCGCGTTCTCGGTCGCCACCTACGTCGTCGCGGCGGTCCTCGTGGGCCTGTTCGCCGAACCCATCGTCGGCCTGTTCGTCGGCGAGAGCGGCGACGCGACGATTCCCGTCGCGGTCGAACTGGTCTACGCCGCCTGCGTCGCCGCGGTCGCGCAGGGCGTCAAGTCCGCGACCGCCGGACCGCTCGACGCCAGCGGCGACACGCGCTGGACCTTCTACAGTCAGGTCGTCGGGATGTTCGGCGTCGCCATCCCGGTCGCGTACCTCGGGGCCGCCACCTCGCTCGGACTTACGGGTCTCTACCTCTCGTTCGTCGCCGAGACGACCGTCCCGGCACTCGTCAACTACCACCGGTTCTCGACCGGCAAGTGGAAGGCCATCAGTCGGGAGTTCCGGCCGGGCGCGTCGGCCGACGACTGA
- a CDS encoding DUF5812 family protein, protein MSDADPEEKTSTFLVTHAEGDSAVLKDVHDGQVHTLSSNPGVEETDAVEATVAPDPPMNLTWSVVEVDERRGLSTERSDEPPTVHERDIADEQDVGEITRTERAGDGEIHVLTVPPEDTEDAVTDVLDDEGTLSRAARLGVSRVEVRAEDGVVSVRYMP, encoded by the coding sequence ATGAGCGACGCCGACCCCGAAGAGAAGACCAGCACGTTTCTCGTCACCCACGCCGAGGGCGACTCGGCCGTGCTGAAGGACGTACACGACGGGCAGGTTCACACCCTCTCCTCGAACCCCGGCGTGGAGGAGACCGACGCCGTCGAAGCGACGGTCGCGCCCGACCCGCCGATGAACCTCACGTGGTCGGTCGTGGAGGTCGACGAACGCCGGGGCCTCTCGACCGAGCGGAGCGACGAACCCCCGACCGTCCACGAACGCGACATCGCGGACGAACAGGACGTGGGCGAAATCACGCGCACCGAGCGCGCCGGCGACGGCGAGATTCACGTCCTCACGGTGCCGCCCGAGGACACCGAGGACGCCGTCACCGACGTGCTGGACGACGAGGGGACGCTCTCGCGGGCGGCCCGACTCGGCGTCTCCCGCGTCGAGGTCCGGGCAGAGGACGGCGTCGTCAGCGTCCGATACATGCCCTAG
- a CDS encoding preprotein translocase subunit SecD — MMDIRDNWRVILLAVFLVVSTFALFSPGVGSDGGGGGQSGALVNETQGDGPTNLKFGLELSGGTRIRAPVDGVTAEGVDVPQSTDAPTVQRRVAGNLSGVTAADVTVRFAQAANETTTVEVFAGNVTTNEFEQALQKAGYDYESVRQGVTAETRSTVVRILRDKISEAGLSGGQVQQVTTASNEHFVVIEMPNTNRSQLEELVTQRGQVQVVAAYPVQTDNGTVTRTTPLLSQGDFSSIGTAQETQGIGPNVPVVLNDQAAENFSNAMRKFGFTNEGVRACNYRANPESPGYCLYTVVDGEVVYAANMSPDLAQTFRQGKFTQNPSFVMGTANMSEARELQIHLNAGSLPASLNMEQGTSYFLAPSLAEEFKLYSLITGLVAVGAVSAVVFLRYGDPKVAAPMLVTALSEVVILLGFAAAVGLPLDLSHIAGFIAVIGTGVDDLIIIADEVMSEGDVSSSRVFQSRFRKAFWVIGAAAATTIIAMSPLAVLSLGDLQGFAIITILGVLIGVLVTRPAYGDILRSLLTDK; from the coding sequence ATAATGGATATCCGCGACAACTGGCGGGTCATCCTGCTCGCGGTGTTCCTCGTCGTCAGCACGTTCGCGCTCTTCTCGCCCGGCGTCGGCAGCGACGGCGGCGGAGGTGGCCAGAGCGGCGCGCTCGTCAACGAGACCCAGGGCGACGGCCCGACCAACCTCAAGTTCGGTCTCGAACTCTCGGGCGGCACCCGCATCCGCGCACCAGTCGACGGAGTGACCGCTGAAGGCGTCGACGTGCCGCAGAGCACCGACGCCCCGACCGTTCAGAGACGGGTCGCCGGCAACCTCTCGGGCGTGACTGCGGCCGACGTGACCGTCCGGTTCGCGCAGGCCGCCAACGAGACCACGACCGTCGAGGTCTTCGCCGGTAACGTCACGACCAACGAGTTCGAACAGGCGCTCCAGAAGGCCGGTTACGACTACGAGAGCGTCCGGCAGGGCGTCACCGCCGAGACGCGCAGTACGGTGGTGCGCATCCTCCGGGACAAGATTTCGGAGGCGGGTCTCTCCGGCGGGCAAGTCCAGCAGGTGACGACCGCGAGCAACGAGCACTTCGTCGTCATCGAGATGCCCAACACCAACCGGAGCCAACTCGAAGAACTCGTGACCCAGCGCGGGCAGGTGCAGGTCGTCGCCGCGTACCCGGTCCAGACCGACAACGGGACCGTGACGCGCACGACGCCCCTGCTCTCACAGGGCGATTTCAGCAGCATCGGGACCGCCCAAGAGACTCAGGGCATCGGCCCGAACGTTCCCGTGGTCCTGAACGACCAAGCCGCAGAGAACTTCTCGAACGCGATGCGGAAGTTCGGCTTCACGAACGAGGGAGTCCGGGCCTGTAACTACCGGGCGAACCCCGAGAGTCCCGGTTACTGCCTCTACACCGTCGTGGACGGCGAAGTCGTCTACGCGGCGAACATGAGTCCGGACCTCGCCCAGACGTTCCGGCAGGGCAAGTTCACGCAGAACCCGAGTTTCGTGATGGGCACGGCCAACATGTCCGAGGCCCGCGAACTCCAGATTCACCTCAACGCGGGTTCGCTCCCGGCCTCGCTGAACATGGAGCAGGGCACGTCGTACTTCCTCGCGCCGAGTCTGGCCGAGGAGTTCAAACTCTACTCGCTCATCACCGGTCTCGTCGCGGTCGGTGCGGTCAGCGCCGTCGTCTTCCTCCGCTACGGTGACCCGAAGGTCGCCGCGCCGATGCTGGTGACGGCGCTCTCGGAGGTCGTCATCCTCCTCGGGTTCGCCGCGGCGGTCGGACTGCCGCTGGACCTCTCGCACATCGCCGGGTTCATCGCGGTCATCGGGACCGGGGTGGACGACCTCATCATCATCGCCGACGAGGTGATGTCCGAGGGCGACGTGTCGTCCTCGCGCGTCTTCCAGAGTCGGTTCCGGAAGGCGTTCTGGGTCATCGGCGCGGCCGCCGCGACGACCATCATCGCGATGAGTCCGCTGGCGGTCCTCTCGCTCGGCGACCTGCAGGGCTTCGCCATCATCACCATCCTCGGCGTCCTCATCGGGGTGCTGGTGACGCGTCCGGCCTACGGTGACATCCTGCGGAGTCTGCTGACCGACAAGTAA
- a CDS encoding HalOD1 output domain-containing protein, translating to MAIATPSAETDATLYRTRHDPDSSEPISRSIYTALAAVEGVAPPELDVRLYDSVDVEALDDLFRANADDEWEFTVTVEQYAVRVRADGRIAVSPAAE from the coding sequence ATGGCAATCGCAACCCCCTCCGCCGAGACCGACGCGACGCTCTACCGGACCCGACACGACCCCGACAGTTCGGAGCCGATAAGCCGGTCCATCTACACCGCACTCGCCGCGGTCGAGGGCGTCGCCCCGCCGGAACTCGACGTTCGACTCTACGACAGCGTCGACGTGGAGGCGCTCGACGACCTCTTCCGAGCGAACGCCGACGACGAGTGGGAGTTCACGGTCACGGTCGAGCAGTACGCGGTTCGCGTCCGGGCCGACGGTCGCATCGCGGTGTCGCCCGCCGCCGAGTGA
- a CDS encoding glucose-6-phosphate isomerase, producing MRVDLGNALSEVADPGLSRTELDELDERVADAHERIERGRADAEHGYAALNLPETANLDAIRTAVEPFADAEAVLTVGIGGSALGAATLADGLPSETDAYFLDNVDPEHVSRLLDSLPLDSTAVNVVSRSGTTAETLANFLVVREAMDDAGVDWTDRTFVTTGREGNLRRLAEKEDLPALDVPDGVPGRFSVLSTVGLACAAIQGHDLDAILRGARDEADRLAGSLYESPAYAYGAVSYALEERGAAVNAMMPYAESLETFAEWFAQLWAESLGKDGRGQTPARALGATDQHSQLQLYRAGPHDKMVTLVRPEERADRAIPHTDLDGLSYLGGSSLGDLLDAEFEATEASLAEAGQPNVRVEIDRVDERSLGELLYGMEAACVVYGELAGVSTFTQPAVEWGKKAARGLLGGGDFEEADAVAEKTTLTVE from the coding sequence ATGCGCGTAGACCTCGGCAACGCACTCTCGGAAGTCGCCGACCCCGGACTCTCCCGCACCGAACTCGACGAGTTGGACGAGCGAGTCGCCGACGCCCACGAGCGAATCGAGCGCGGCAGGGCGGACGCCGAACACGGTTACGCCGCGCTGAACCTGCCCGAGACCGCGAACCTCGACGCGATTCGGACCGCGGTCGAACCGTTCGCCGACGCCGAGGCGGTCCTGACGGTCGGTATCGGCGGGTCGGCGCTCGGCGCGGCCACCCTCGCCGACGGCCTCCCCTCCGAGACCGACGCCTACTTCCTCGACAACGTGGACCCCGAACACGTCTCGCGCCTGCTCGACTCCCTCCCGCTTGATTCGACCGCGGTCAACGTCGTCTCGCGCTCGGGCACGACCGCCGAGACGCTCGCCAACTTCCTCGTCGTCCGCGAGGCGATGGACGACGCCGGCGTCGACTGGACCGACCGGACCTTCGTCACCACCGGCCGAGAGGGCAACCTCCGGCGACTCGCCGAGAAGGAGGACCTGCCCGCGCTCGACGTGCCCGACGGCGTTCCGGGCCGGTTCTCGGTCCTCTCGACCGTGGGACTCGCCTGCGCCGCCATACAGGGCCACGACCTCGACGCGATTCTCCGGGGCGCACGCGACGAGGCCGACCGGCTCGCGGGGTCGCTGTACGAGTCGCCGGCCTACGCCTACGGCGCGGTCTCCTACGCCCTCGAAGAGCGCGGCGCGGCGGTCAACGCGATGATGCCCTACGCCGAATCGCTGGAAACGTTCGCCGAGTGGTTCGCCCAGTTGTGGGCCGAGAGCCTCGGCAAGGACGGCCGGGGCCAGACCCCCGCCCGCGCGCTCGGCGCGACCGACCAGCACTCTCAACTCCAACTCTACCGGGCCGGACCTCACGACAAGATGGTCACACTCGTGCGACCCGAGGAGCGGGCGGACCGCGCCATCCCGCACACCGACCTCGACGGCCTCTCGTACCTCGGCGGGTCGTCGCTGGGCGACCTGCTCGACGCCGAGTTCGAAGCGACCGAAGCCAGCCTCGCGGAGGCGGGTCAGCCGAACGTCCGCGTCGAAATCGACCGCGTGGACGAGCGGAGCCTCGGCGAACTCCTCTACGGAATGGAGGCCGCCTGCGTCGTCTACGGCGAACTCGCCGGCGTCTCGACGTTCACCCAACCCGCGGTCGAGTGGGGCAAGAAGGCGGCCCGCGGACTGTTGGGCGGCGGAGACTTCGAGGAGGCCGACGCCGTCGCCGAGAAGACGACGCTGACCGTCGAGTAG
- a CDS encoding ERCC4 domain-containing protein, whose amino-acid sequence MTLSVAVDDREPEGVRRAVEAHDDVTAVEVRRLPAADIAIIDENAPEDAASEGGSVLGTVGIERKTVSDYANSAIGASGTDLREQVVKMADAYDHAYVLLEGDLADVGSRRPGLDAAAVHGTMASFAARHDTPVIPCSDRQRLVDVAIRLLRKHREDPSLRPLPAGSVTGYATPRTKRLFGCIEGVGPQTADALYEEFPSVEAAVAATPADLREVEGVGRKRAEAIFETLRGERD is encoded by the coding sequence ATGACGCTCTCGGTCGCCGTAGACGACAGAGAACCCGAGGGAGTCCGCCGAGCGGTCGAGGCCCACGACGACGTGACCGCGGTCGAAGTGCGACGCCTCCCCGCGGCGGATATCGCGATAATCGACGAAAACGCACCCGAAGACGCGGCCTCCGAAGGCGGGTCGGTCCTCGGGACGGTCGGCATCGAGCGCAAGACCGTCTCGGACTACGCGAACTCCGCCATCGGAGCCTCCGGCACCGACCTCCGCGAGCAGGTCGTCAAGATGGCCGACGCGTACGACCACGCCTACGTCCTGCTGGAGGGTGACCTCGCGGACGTGGGGTCGCGCAGACCCGGCCTCGACGCCGCGGCGGTCCACGGCACGATGGCCTCGTTCGCCGCGCGCCACGACACGCCGGTCATCCCCTGCTCGGACCGACAGCGTTTGGTGGACGTGGCGATTCGCCTGCTCCGCAAGCACCGCGAGGACCCCTCTCTGCGACCGCTTCCCGCCGGTAGCGTGACGGGGTACGCCACCCCGCGGACCAAGCGACTGTTCGGGTGTATCGAGGGCGTCGGCCCGCAGACCGCCGACGCGCTCTACGAGGAGTTCCCGTCGGTCGAGGCGGCGGTGGCGGCGACGCCCGCCGATTTACGCGAAGTCGAGGGCGTCGGCCGGAAGCGCGCCGAGGCGATTTTCGAGACGCTGCGCGGAGAGCGCGATTAA
- a CDS encoding CPBP family intramembrane glutamic endopeptidase, with amino-acid sequence MEDRSAASVGVAVAALALAAAAFPWGTTGVGPFENVVVAVLGGAALGAFSLRRRDLLGRVPGSLAAGVASLGIVGYAAVAVAAPVAGGSALVAEAPSAPSPWGVGLALLGGVGGVVAAYGDGRGFPDSLRRAAKAISWSLAVGYAGLFAIAIWGSLLVGIAGGLMPGEPGSAMELALGAVALGFGTGTVALLYFQWTDKTVSYLDFRTPSLRDVGYVVGGVVALFALQAVVTVVLSELGVRTANHSIQQTAANGDASILLLMIPASWLIVGPGEELLYRNIIQKDLYDTFGDWGAVLVGSAVFSLAHIPAYATGASVGALVSTLAVIFGLSLVLGATYLRTDNLTVPALIHGTFDAVIFGAMYFQLTGGA; translated from the coding sequence ATGGAAGACCGTTCTGCTGCGAGCGTCGGCGTCGCGGTGGCGGCCCTCGCCCTCGCGGCCGCCGCGTTCCCGTGGGGCACGACCGGGGTCGGTCCGTTCGAGAACGTCGTGGTCGCAGTCCTCGGCGGGGCCGCGCTCGGGGCGTTCTCGCTCCGGCGGCGCGACCTGCTCGGGCGAGTTCCGGGGTCGCTCGCGGCCGGCGTCGCCAGTCTCGGAATCGTCGGCTACGCGGCCGTCGCGGTCGCGGCCCCGGTCGCCGGCGGGAGCGCGCTCGTCGCGGAGGCTCCGTCGGCACCGTCGCCGTGGGGCGTCGGCCTCGCGCTGCTGGGCGGGGTCGGCGGCGTCGTCGCGGCCTACGGCGACGGTCGGGGGTTCCCCGACTCGCTCCGACGGGCCGCGAAAGCCATCAGTTGGAGCCTCGCGGTCGGCTACGCGGGACTGTTCGCCATCGCGATTTGGGGGAGTCTCCTCGTGGGCATCGCCGGGGGACTGATGCCCGGCGAACCCGGTTCCGCGATGGAACTCGCTCTGGGCGCGGTCGCGCTCGGGTTCGGGACCGGGACCGTCGCGCTGCTGTACTTCCAGTGGACAGACAAGACGGTCTCGTACCTCGACTTCCGGACGCCCTCCCTGCGCGACGTGGGGTACGTTGTCGGCGGCGTCGTCGCGCTGTTCGCGCTACAGGCGGTCGTCACCGTCGTCCTCTCGGAACTCGGCGTGCGCACCGCGAACCACAGCATCCAGCAGACCGCGGCGAACGGCGACGCCAGCATCCTGCTCCTGATGATTCCGGCGTCGTGGCTCATCGTCGGTCCCGGCGAGGAGTTGCTCTACCGAAACATCATCCAGAAGGACCTGTACGACACTTTCGGCGATTGGGGCGCGGTGCTGGTCGGGAGCGCGGTGTTCTCGCTGGCCCACATCCCGGCCTACGCGACCGGGGCGAGCGTCGGTGCGCTCGTCAGCACGCTCGCGGTCATCTTCGGCCTGTCGCTGGTGCTGGGCGCGACGTACCTGCGGACCGACAATCTGACCGTCCCGGCGCTGATTCACGGCACGTTCGACGCGGTCATCTTCGGCGCGATGTACTTCCAACTGACCGGCGGGGCGTGA
- a CDS encoding BGTF surface domain-containing protein, with protein MFDTALHRRVVLAALVALAGVAGVVAVGPATADDASTRQVDSAVARTDATNQSENLTASFVRDGEQVVLHPGADQTVRVQTNAENGTMLNLGVWVNGSFAMESIAEVPENGTATFPVDVNALDASTGSEVRLVVRHDDQKLAETAGVVKRISVEFVHDGDRIVLENAPNQTVEVRTDAEPGRELTVQMQSDKFVRTSPAVVGEDGTATATFDLSDVESGREITLQVASGDAETVGVILNESAMADETTTTDAPTETTTDGNETTAHGDNESSVPGFGVPVALCALAAGAALARRA; from the coding sequence ATGTTCGACACAGCCCTCCACCGGCGGGTCGTCCTCGCCGCGCTGGTCGCCCTCGCGGGCGTCGCCGGCGTGGTCGCGGTCGGACCCGCGACGGCAGACGACGCATCGACGCGGCAAGTAGACTCGGCGGTCGCCCGGACCGACGCGACGAACCAGAGCGAGAACCTCACGGCGTCGTTCGTCCGCGACGGCGAGCAGGTCGTCCTCCACCCCGGCGCGGACCAGACGGTCCGTGTCCAGACGAACGCCGAGAACGGAACGATGCTGAACCTCGGAGTCTGGGTCAACGGGTCGTTCGCGATGGAGAGCATCGCCGAGGTCCCGGAGAACGGGACTGCTACGTTCCCCGTCGACGTGAACGCTCTGGACGCGTCCACCGGTTCTGAGGTCCGACTGGTCGTGCGCCACGACGACCAGAAACTCGCCGAGACCGCAGGCGTCGTGAAGCGGATTTCGGTCGAGTTCGTCCACGACGGCGACCGAATCGTCCTCGAAAACGCCCCGAACCAGACCGTCGAAGTCCGGACCGACGCCGAACCGGGCCGGGAACTCACCGTCCAGATGCAGAGCGACAAGTTCGTTCGGACTTCTCCGGCCGTGGTCGGGGAAGACGGCACTGCTACTGCGACGTTCGACCTGAGCGACGTCGAGTCGGGAAGGGAAATCACGCTTCAGGTGGCCTCCGGTGACGCAGAGACCGTCGGCGTAATCCTGAACGAGTCGGCGATGGCGGACGAGACGACGACGACGGACGCGCCGACCGAGACGACCACTGACGGGAACGAAACGACGGCTCACGGCGACAACGAGTCCAGCGTACCCGGATTCGGCGTCCCGGTCGCGCTGTGCGCGCTGGCCGCCGGCGCTGCGCTCGCGCGGCGGGCCTGA
- the secF gene encoding protein translocase subunit SecF — MVAFEVPEVDYTQYTNRQLAAIPLAILAVALLVIVGWYVFTGAPVRLGMEFTGGTELRVQTSTPPSEISSAFATEASVTPVRTADNTYIVTFPPGAEDIADQARNNLQPVQGQSTADMVKSVQGTSASFGESTQRLALMGVGLAFVGMSILVFLMFRSFVPSIAVVISAFSDIVIPLALMNLLGIPLSLGTVAALLMLIGYSVDSDILLNNHILRRSGDFYESTHRAMRTGVTMTVTSLSAMAVMALVAWIFGIDLLRDIGIVLVLGLATDLMNTYMLNLSLLRWYKYEGVAR; from the coding sequence ATGGTAGCGTTCGAAGTGCCGGAGGTGGACTACACCCAGTACACCAATCGGCAGTTGGCGGCGATACCTCTCGCGATTCTCGCCGTCGCACTGCTGGTTATCGTCGGGTGGTACGTCTTCACCGGCGCACCGGTACGACTCGGAATGGAGTTCACTGGTGGCACGGAGCTACGTGTCCAGACTTCGACACCGCCCTCCGAAATCTCCTCGGCGTTCGCGACGGAAGCGTCCGTCACGCCCGTCCGGACCGCCGACAACACCTATATCGTGACGTTCCCGCCCGGAGCCGAAGACATCGCGGACCAGGCGCGCAACAACTTACAACCGGTCCAAGGTCAATCGACCGCGGACATGGTGAAGTCCGTGCAGGGGACCTCCGCCAGCTTCGGCGAATCGACCCAGCGACTCGCGCTGATGGGCGTCGGTCTCGCGTTCGTCGGCATGAGCATCCTCGTGTTCCTGATGTTCCGGTCGTTCGTCCCCTCCATCGCGGTGGTCATCTCCGCGTTCAGCGACATCGTGATTCCGCTCGCGCTGATGAACCTGCTCGGCATCCCGCTGTCGCTGGGTACGGTCGCGGCGCTGCTGATGCTCATCGGGTACTCGGTCGACTCCGACATCCTGCTGAACAACCACATCCTGCGCCGGTCGGGCGACTTCTACGAGTCGACCCACCGCGCGATGCGGACCGGCGTGACGATGACCGTCACCTCGCTGTCGGCGATGGCCGTCATGGCGCTCGTCGCGTGGATATTCGGCATCGACCTCCTGCGTGACATCGGCATCGTGCTCGTCCTCGGCCTCGCGACCGACCTGATGAACACCTACATGCTCAACCTCAGCCTGCTTCGCTGGTACAAGTACGAGGGGGTGGCCCGATAA
- a CDS encoding CopG family transcriptional regulator, which translates to MKHRYSITCERERARRIETLAREYDLTTQEVLQQLIEVGLEEIETDE; encoded by the coding sequence ATGAAGCATCGGTACTCGATCACCTGCGAGCGTGAGCGCGCCAGACGCATCGAGACGCTGGCCCGCGAGTACGACCTCACGACGCAGGAGGTTCTTCAGCAACTCATCGAAGTCGGTCTCGAAGAGATAGAGACCGACGAGTGA
- a CDS encoding NOB1 family endonuclease, whose protein sequence is MYVLDSSAFINEYHTTEDIATIPMVREELEDESAYRFDAMEGSGMHIHIPQDGAVERVRRAAEETGDFEELSTTDVRLIAAAFELDARLVTDDYAMQNVAEHMDVSVEVIAQDGITEQRDWRFQCQGCGREFDENKDRCPICGSELTRKNPSNA, encoded by the coding sequence ATGTACGTTCTAGACTCCTCAGCCTTCATCAACGAGTATCACACGACCGAAGACATCGCGACCATCCCGATGGTCCGGGAGGAACTCGAAGACGAGAGCGCCTATCGCTTCGACGCGATGGAAGGGTCGGGGATGCACATTCATATTCCCCAAGACGGCGCGGTAGAGCGCGTCCGCCGGGCCGCCGAGGAGACCGGTGACTTCGAGGAGCTATCGACCACCGACGTTCGGCTCATCGCGGCCGCCTTCGAACTCGACGCCAGACTCGTCACCGACGACTACGCGATGCAGAACGTCGCCGAACACATGGACGTCAGCGTCGAGGTCATCGCCCAAGACGGCATCACCGAACAGCGCGACTGGCGGTTCCAGTGTCAGGGCTGTGGCCGGGAGTTCGACGAGAACAAGGACCGGTGCCCCATCTGCGGCAGCGAACTCACCCGCAAGAACCCGTCGAACGCCTGA
- the rnhB gene encoding ribonuclease HII, producing MFAAAVRVADPADLPAGIDDSKNVAPERREEIAAELRADESVAVGVAEIPVERIDGEEDMNTLTVAAHAEAVANVLEADGAEGVARDGGGHPEGVADAGDTSEERFARRVADRVPEDVSVTAEHGADETYAAVGAASIVAKVERDAHVAALAEAYAEEYGPPLDELGSGYPSDPTTREFLEAFVAERGELPDCARRSWSTCEDVLAAAEQSGLGDF from the coding sequence ATGTTCGCCGCCGCGGTCCGGGTCGCCGACCCGGCCGACCTCCCCGCCGGCATCGACGACTCGAAGAACGTCGCGCCCGAGCGCCGCGAGGAAATCGCGGCCGAACTCCGCGCGGACGAGAGCGTCGCGGTCGGGGTCGCCGAGATTCCGGTCGAACGCATCGACGGCGAGGAGGACATGAACACGCTGACCGTGGCGGCCCACGCGGAGGCGGTCGCAAACGTCCTCGAAGCGGACGGCGCGGAGGGCGTCGCCCGCGACGGTGGCGGGCACCCAGAGGGCGTCGCGGACGCCGGCGACACCAGCGAGGAGCGATTCGCCCGGCGGGTCGCCGACCGCGTGCCCGAGGACGTGAGCGTGACCGCGGAACACGGTGCCGACGAGACGTACGCCGCGGTCGGCGCGGCCAGCATCGTGGCGAAGGTCGAACGCGACGCTCACGTCGCGGCGCTCGCCGAGGCGTACGCCGAGGAGTACGGCCCGCCGCTCGACGAGTTGGGGTCGGGCTATCCGAGCGACCCGACCACCCGCGAGTTTCTGGAAGCGTTCGTGGCCGAGCGAGGCGAGTTACCCGACTGCGCGCGCCGGAGTTGGTCTACCTGCGAGGACGTGCTGGCCGCGGCCGAGCAGTCGGGACTCGGCGACTTCTAA
- a CDS encoding PRC-barrel domain-containing protein gives MSEILAENLSGKAVMGSDGTELGMLYNITMDLKTGELADLLIEPDEQLDSTSVAFDSDEQGRFQVPVQRVQAVKDYIVVQR, from the coding sequence ATGTCGGAAATCCTCGCCGAAAACCTCTCGGGGAAGGCCGTCATGGGGTCAGACGGGACAGAACTCGGTATGCTGTACAACATCACCATGGACCTCAAGACGGGCGAACTCGCCGACCTGCTCATCGAACCGGACGAACAGTTGGACAGTACCTCGGTGGCGTTCGACTCGGACGAACAGGGTCGATTCCAGGTCCCCGTGCAACGAGTGCAGGCGGTAAAAGACTACATCGTCGTTCAGCGGTAA